One window of Corvus moneduloides isolate bCorMon1 chromosome 13, bCorMon1.pri, whole genome shotgun sequence genomic DNA carries:
- the LOC116450628 gene encoding cytochrome P450 1A5-like — protein sequence MLKAAMSLAAGSHGAVSASEVLLVAAAFCLVFLLLQRLQQQQQPVPKGLQRPPGPRGYPMVGNLLELRKDTHLALTRLSRQYGDVMEVRIGTRPVLVLSGLDTIRQALVKQGEDFMGRPDLYSFRFVTDGQSLTFSPDSGEVWKARRKLAQSALKSFSIAPSPTSSSTCLLEEHVSKEAEYLVTKFLQLMEEEKRFDLNQYLVVSVANVICAMCFGKRYEHDDQELLSLVNSAQDFTDVAAAGNPADFIPLLRYLPSCSMKLFIDFNRYLLSFLQKRVKEHYETYDENNIRDITDSLIQQCLDKKVETNAATQIPKKKIVNLVNDLFGAGFDTVTTALSWSLMYLVTDPSIQKRIQEELDQTIGRERRPRLSDRGTLPYTEAFILEMFRHSSFVPFAIPHSTTQDTVLNGFYIPKGRCVFINQWQVNHDEKLWKDPETFNPERFLSADGTKVNKEEGEKVLMFGLGKRKCIGETIARWQVFLFLATLLQQLEFSVCEGTEVDMTPLYGLALKHKRCEHFQVRQRFPVKSRS from the exons ATGCTGAAGGCTGCGATGTCGCTGGCGGCGGGGAGCCACGGTGCGGTGTCGGCCAGcgaggtgctgctggtggctgccGCGTTCTGCCtggtgttcctgctgctccagcggctgcagcagcagcagcagcccgtGCCCAAGGGGCTGCAGAGGCCGCCGGGCCCCCGAGGGTATCCCATGGTGGGGAACTTGCTGGAGCTGCGCAAGGACACGCACCTGGCGCTGACGCGGCTGAGCCGGCAGTACGGGGACGTGATGGAGGTGCGGATCGGCACGCGGCCCGTGCTGGTGCTCAGCGGGCTGGACACCATCAGGCAAGCCCTGGTCAAGCAAGGAGAGGACTTCATGGGCCGCCCGGACCTCTACAGCTTCCGCTTTGTCACGGATGGGCAGAGCCTGACGTTCAGCCCCGACTCCGGGGAGGTGTGGAAAGCGCGCAGGAAGCTGGCCCAGAGCGCCCTGAAGAGCTTCTCCAtcgcccccagccccacctcgTCCTCCACCTGCCTGCTGGAGGAGCACGTGTCCAAGGAGGCCGAGTACCTGGTCACCAAATTCCTGCAGctgatggaggaggagaagaggttCGACCTGAACCAGTACCTGGTGGTGTCGGTGGCCAATGTCATCTGTGCCATGTGCTTCGGCAAGCGCTACGAGCACGACgaccaggagctgctcagcctggtGAATTCAGCTCAGGACTTCACTGATGTAGCTGCTGCTGGCAACCCTGCTGACTTCATCCCCCTGCTCCGGtacctccccagctgcagcatgaAATTGTTTATAGACTTCAACAGGTACTTGCTCAGCTTCCTGCAGAAGAGGGTCAAGGAGCACTACGAGACCTACGACGAG AACAACATCCGGGACATCACCGACTCCCTCATTCAGCAGTGCCTGGACAAAAAAGTGGAAACGAACGCGGCCACGCAGATCCCTAAGAAGAAGATTGTCAACCTCGTGAATGACCTCTTTGGAGCAG GCTTCGACACTGTCaccacagccctgtcctggagcctcaTGTATCTCGTGACGGACCCCAGCATCCAGAAGAGGATCCAGGAAGAGCTCG ACCAGACCATCGGGCGGGAGAGGCGGCCGCGGCTGTCGGACCGGGGCACGCTGCCCTACACAGAAGCCTTTATCCTGGAGATGTTCAGGCATTCCTCCTTCGTGCCCTTCGCCATCCCACACAG CACGACCCAGGACACGGTGTTGAACGGGTTCTACATCCCAAAGGGTCGCTGCGTGTTCATCAACCAGTGGCAAGTGAACCACGACGA GAAGCTTTGGAAAGACCCAGAAACCTTCAATCCTGAGCGTTTCCTCAGTGCTGACGGGACCAAGGTGAAcaaagaggagggggagaaggtgcTGATGTTCgggctggggaagaggaagTGCATCGGGGAGACCATCGCCAGGTGGCAGGTGTTCCTCTTCCTGGCCACCCTGCTCCAACAGCTGGAATTCAGCGTCTGTGAGGGCACCGAGGTGGACATGACCCCGCTCTACGGCCTGGCCCTGAAGCACAAGAGGTGTGAGCACTTCCAGGTCAGGCAGCGCTTTCCTGtgaagagcaggagctga
- the LOC116450648 gene encoding cytochrome P450 1A4-like — MLKAAMSLAAGSHGAVSASEVLLVAAAFCLVFLLLQRLQQQQQPVPKGLQRPPGPRGYPMVGNLLELRKDTHLALTRLSRQYGDVMEVRIGTRPVLVLSGLDTIRQALVKQGEDFMGRPDLPSFHYISNGQSLTFSPDSGEVWKARRKLAQSALKSFSIAPSPTSSSTCLLEEHVSKEAEYLVTKFLQLMEEEKRFDLNQYLVVSVANVICAMCFGKRYEHDDQELLSVVHLSNEFGEVAGGGHPADFIPLLRYLPSRTMELFKDINRRFNAFVQKIVQEHYTSFDKEHIRDITDSLIGHCQEKSVGEDAHVQLSNEKIIHIVNDLFGAGFDTVATALSWSLMYVALYPDIQKRIQEELDQTIGRERRPRLSDRGMLPYTEAFILEMFRHSSFVPFTIPHSTTRATVLNGYYIPKDTCVFINQWQVNHDETLWKDPSAFNPERFLNPAGTELSRTESEKVLSFGLGKRRCIGEAIGRWEIFLFLTTLLQQLHFSLRPGEQVDVTPQYGLTMKYKKCESFQIKQRFPMKSSL; from the exons ATGCTGAAGGCTGCGATGTCGCTGGCGGCGGGGAGCCACGGTGCGGTGTCGGCCAGcgaggtgctgctggtggctgccGCGTTCTGCCtggtgttcctgctgctccagcggctgcagcagcagcagcagcccgtGCCCAAGGGGCTGCAGAGGCCGCCGGGCCCCCGAGGGTATCCCATGGTGGGGAACTTGCTGGAGCTGCGCAAGGACACGCACCTGGCGCTGACGCGGCTGAGCCGGCAGTACGGGGACGTGATGGAGGTGCGGATCGGCACGCGGCCCGTGCTGGTGCTCAGCGGGCTGGACACCATCAGGCAAGCCCTGGTCAAGCAAGGAGAGGACTTCATGGGCCGCCCGGACCTGCCCAGTTTCCACTACATCTCCAACGGGCAGAGCCTGACGTTCAGCCCCGACTCCGGGGAGGTGTGGAAAGCGCGCAGGAAGCTGGCCCAGAGCGCCCTGAAGAGCTTCTCCAtcgcccccagccccacctcgTCCTCCACCTGCCTGCTGGAGGAGCACGTGTCCAAGGAGGCCGAGTACCTGGTCACCAAATTCCTGCAGctgatggaggaggagaagaggttCGACCTGAACCAGTACCTGGTGGTGTCGGTGGCCAATGTCATCTGTGCCATGTGCTTCGGCAAGCGCTACGAGCACGACgaccaggagctgctcagcgTGGTGCACCTCAGCAATGAATTTGGGGAGGTGGCTGGGGGCGGCCACCCCGCCGACTTCATCCCCCTGCTCCGGTACCTCCCCAGCCGCACCATGGAGCTCTTCAAGGACATCAACAGGCGCTTCAACGCCTTTGTGCAGAAAATTGTGCAGGAGCATTACACCAGCTTTGATAAG GAGCACATCCGGGACATCACAGACTCGCTGATCGGGCACTGCCAGGAGAAGAGCGTCGGGGAGGATGCCCATGTCCAGCTCTCCAACGAGAAGATCATCCACATCGTCAACGACCTCTTTGGGGCAG GCTTCGACACTGTGGCCACGgccctgtcctggagcctcaTGTACGTTGCCTTGTACCCCGACATCCAGAAGAGGATCCAGGAAGAGCTCG ACCAGACCATCGGGCGGGAGAGGCGGCCGCGGCTGTCGGACCGGGGCATGCTGCCCTACACAGAAGCCTTTATCCTGGAGATGTTCAGGCATTCCTCCTTCGTGCCCTTCACCATCCCACACAG CACGACAAGAGCCACGGTGCTGAACGGCTACTACATCCCCAAGGACACCTGCGTGTTCATCAACCAGTGGCAAGTGAACCACGATGA GACCCTCTGGAAGGACCCCTCAGCCTTCAACCCCGAGCGGTTCCTGAACCCTGCGGGGACAGAGCTGAGCCGGACAGAGAGCGAGAAGGTGCTGTCCTTCGGCCTGGGCAAGAGGCGCTGCATCGGGGAGGCCATCGGCCGCTGGGagatcttcctcttcctcaccacgctgctgcagcagctgcacttcAGCCTGCGGCCCGGCGAGCAGGTGGACGTCACCCCCCAGTACGGACTGACCATGAAGTACAAGAAGTGCGAGTCCTTCCAGATCAAGCAGCGTTTTCCCATGAAAAGCTCTCTGTAA